The Xiphophorus couchianus chromosome 3, X_couchianus-1.0, whole genome shotgun sequence genome segment TTCACTAATTTATATAATCTCAATACCATCAGTGACTGTAATGTGACACACTGTGTCAGCACATGAATACTGATGCATTAtgacctgcagcagaaaaaggTTTTGGTCATGGGTTCTGGCTAGCGGGCGGTCTGCTGGCTGTGGGACGGTGGTCGGTCTTGAGGAGACGTCATGGTAAAGTGGGTCTGCTGGGCGTCGTCCTGCCAAAATACTTctctgaaaaaaatctattgctACCCCAAACacatgtctgatttaatgttttctatatCCTAGATCCTCCTGAGACTCCAATTATCTCTTGCTACAAGAAGTCGCCCAGGAGTAAAATTCGCTGTGAATGGAGACCTCAGAAACCAGTAATCAAGCAACCTAACTGCTACCTTTTTCTGAGCAAAGAGTAAGGCACTTAGGTTTTAAATTCACCTAAgcctaatttatttatttatttatttatttttgcaacacaaCCCCACAAAGCTCTCAAGATAGTCgccaaaacaaagacaaagctGAAGGCAGAGAGTTTAATCCAACTCTAACTCTGACTGACTGAAACCTTTGTGCTCTCAGGGAGCTCTGAGGAATAGTGATACATCTGAAGTTCATACAacaaaactgatgtttttagaataaaaaaataaaatagttctgaattttaaaaaaattgaccCACAGTTCATTATTGGTTTAATAATAATTCAGGATTGAAGTAAGTTACCTCATGCATAATTAACTGaatctttgaacttttttcatgCAGAGCTTCTGTTTGTAAGATTATCTTTTACATTGTTACATCTTACTGGAAgacatgattttcttttttctttccagttatTTCCCTTACGGAAAAATAGAGAATTTCCAGCAAAAGCGGTGCTCATACTCACTTCAGCACTCCCGCTGTTGGTGTGCTCTGGAGCACATTGAGAAGGAGCGGAGGTTGAACCATGTGGCTTTCCTGTGTGTTACAAACTTCTTGGGCAACGCCACCAGTCCCCTGATCTATTTCACACCACTGGATATTTGTAAGCGAGTCTGTTATTACGTGACTGTTTCGATGAAagtaaggctttttaaaaataattttaacccTTTCCTGCGACTGAAGTGATGCCAGACCCCCCATCTAATGTGATGGCCCACCCAGTGGAGAGACGAGCAAAAATGATAAAGGTGACCTGGAACTTGCCAATAACCTGGAAGGAGAAGGATGACTTTTATGACCTAACCTATGAGGTCAGATACAGACCTTCAAACTCTTCAAATGAACAGGTATGCTTGACAAGTTCATATTTCAGTCATGGGCTCAAAACCGATGAACCTGGGATGTTTCCGTTGattgatttcttgttttatggtCTGTACGTGTTCTTGCAGGAAAATACAATTAGAAAACGCACGTACCTGATTACTGACGCTCTGCCTGGTGTTGAGTACCTGATTCATCTCAGAGTTAGAGAAGAATACGATGGTCATTGGAGCGAGTGGACTTCACCTGTCTCTGCCAGAAGTTGGacaggtagaaaaaaaatacacacaagaAAAGTAACCAGAAAGAAGCAATACATGTTAAAAGAAGTAACTGATGGCCACATCACCTTAGTGCGCAGGTGTGacactccagtcctggagggccactgccctgaaACGTTTaaatgtgcctctgctgcaccacacctgatgTAGGCTCACTTATAAAGAGAAAACTACACCtttccaattttatttatagcaaaacatttaaaccctgcatatttttttgttgtatttcaaatTTATATGCTAATCTATGTTGGTCTATTGCATACAGTTCCAATGAAATACacagaggtttgtggttgtgaaaTGAGAAAGCGTGGAACAATTCAAGTAACTTTTGCAAACACTgtaatttctttactttttaatctCCTTTTACAATCTGTATTTCTCCAAAGAACTatcattattttctgttgtttgtctGCTCTGCATTTAACAATAGTTATAGTTAAACTTCAACCACATACTGATTTTTATAGCTTCAAATATTTAGCCTCAAACTCCTAAAATTTAGCAATAAGTGTAAGtgggatgtttttgtttcatgcaTGTCTCCTGGATGCTTTTTGTATTGCTCTTTATTGTGCTTACTTTTCACAAATCTTACTGTCtttacttgtaaaaaatatcacttttaataagttttattaaatgattttcttcctgtttgttgcTTTCAGCTAATATAGAAGAAAAGAGTGAAATGACGACCACAACGGTAGGAACTTTAACTTTCAGTTGGAAAGTATAAACTTATTCACTTTTAATTGCTCCATCTTAACATATTCTTCtgtcctgtttttctttatttgttaatttatttgtcaTCATCAGATCGACTTGCCCTCCACTGAATACTACTTCACTGGTTCTGGTTTTTCTGATTACCCTCCTGGTTAGTTTGCTGGCAGTAAATTTTCTCAGTACACATATTTAAGAGAAAAGCACGAGAAGTGGGAGAAAACACCCTGAAACTGGTCTATAGTCCACTGGGTTTTAACAGGAAACCATGGCATCATAATAACTCCGGCTCAACAGCTAAACAAGCCACAAGAGACATGGTTCTGCTGAAATAACACGTTTTTTACAACACCTCGTCGTACATGTAACCATAACAATTTCTtgtggttttcttcttcttttgctgcAGATAAATCTCCCATAACAGTTGAGTTATGTGAGAACTCATTTTCATGCAACATACACTATCATGTTATTTGGATCTCTGCCGTTTTTGCCATCATGTGCTGCATTTTGGCTGTCTACATCTTCAGGTTGAGCAATtcgattttttatttaaataaaaaaaatgtttgcattgtaGCCAATAGATTTATATCTTGGCTGAGAGATTTagccagatttttctttttcttttgcttttcagaCACAAAGACAGGTATTTGAACAAACTCTATAGTCTAAATAGTACCACCCACAGCGAGGCCTTGTGTCCACCTCGTCCTTCCATCCCTTCGTCCTCGGAAGAAGAAGCCCTGGTGTCTGACTCTGGCCCGCAGCTCTACACACAAAGCGACACACAAGAAGACGGGGAAAACGAGAAAGGACAAGCTGAGACGGACAG includes the following:
- the il6r gene encoding interleukin-6 receptor subunit alpha; translation: MGGPTPKMDALLLLMCFLCVLPVWSIFDGICPRNDPPPGVVVVSPGSRLELTCSGHMKVNGVKVTLTRNVPSVNKKGSSSEQTPTTQQARRNRAFTKRSDKSSTVSERFRIPTTATGISTLLGENRSSGYSDVEHATSPQVVQPTPPSKTTTKGMSDWEDKEMKLKAEYKDRESEEGSRATREVKMRPQWQWNKQLMESTNRDWGGLAFLSDGSGLSLSSVRLTDAGKYTCHHRGEETLAVKVIVADPPETPIISCYKKSPRSKIRCEWRPQKPVIKQPNCYLFLSKDYFPYGKIENFQQKRCSYSLQHSRCWCALEHIEKERRLNHVAFLCVTNFLGNATSPLIYFTPLDILMPDPPSNVMAHPVERRAKMIKVTWNLPITWKEKDDFYDLTYEVRYRPSNSSNEQENTIRKRTYLITDALPGVEYLIHLRVREEYDGHWSEWTSPVSARSWTANIEEKSEMTTTTIDLPSTEYYFTGSGFSDYPPDKSPITVELCENSFSCNIHYHVIWISAVFAIMCCILAVYIFRHKDRYLNKLYSLNSTTHSEALCPPRPSIPSSSEEEALVSDSGPQLYTQSDTQEDGENEKGQAETDRLEATNFNNKSYFFLQM